From the genome of Flavobacterium ovatum, one region includes:
- a CDS encoding family 16 glycosylhydrolase — MNKINYAILVLLASYSSLKAQDSTRPASYYTDTISFSAAPKRMTDKLPLSHQKDKKWVLQKDLSDEFAGLKLDLDKWYDTNPKWLGRAPSMANSENVSLEKGNLVLRINQVKEPKYKNDYTHNVGWVVSKKSITYGYFEMRAKLMDAPWVSCFWLYNWWYKDNWKTEIDICENNPGAAKNRHTLTSNLHVFSAPVDKGNVTELKSHPQNYYIPFELQKDYHVWGMEWDKDFIRWYIDGILFRESPNVYWHQDLHINFNSESNKWLLAFPDDNRLNEDFNVDYVRVWQKK, encoded by the coding sequence ATGAATAAAATAAACTATGCTATTTTAGTACTTTTAGCCTCTTATTCGAGTCTAAAAGCACAAGATTCTACTCGTCCGGCGAGTTATTACACAGATACAATTTCGTTTTCTGCGGCACCAAAAAGAATGACAGACAAACTCCCTTTATCCCATCAAAAAGATAAAAAGTGGGTTTTGCAAAAGGATTTGTCAGATGAATTCGCTGGATTAAAACTAGACTTAGACAAATGGTATGATACCAATCCAAAATGGTTGGGTAGAGCACCATCTATGGCAAATTCAGAGAATGTTTCATTAGAAAAAGGAAATCTTGTCCTAAGAATTAATCAAGTTAAAGAACCGAAATACAAAAATGATTACACGCATAATGTAGGTTGGGTTGTGAGTAAAAAATCTATTACCTACGGTTATTTTGAAATGCGAGCTAAGCTAATGGATGCTCCTTGGGTAAGTTGTTTTTGGTTGTACAACTGGTGGTATAAAGACAATTGGAAAACAGAAATAGACATCTGTGAAAACAATCCTGGAGCGGCAAAAAACAGACATACGCTGACATCCAACTTGCACGTGTTTTCGGCACCTGTGGACAAAGGAAATGTAACAGAACTAAAATCTCACCCGCAGAATTACTATATTCCGTTTGAGTTGCAAAAAGACTATCATGTTTGGGGAATGGAGTGGGATAAAGACTTTATCCGTTGGTATATCGATGGTATTCTATTCAGAGAATCACCAAACGTGTATTGGCACCAAGATTTGCACATCAATTTTAATAGTGAATCGAATAAATGGCTATTAGCGTTTCCTGATGACAACCGCTTGAATGAAGATTTTAACGTAGATTATGTGAGAGTTTGGCAGAAGAAGTAA
- a CDS encoding sulfatase: MKKTGLSITLAVLLFCQLGISQRSSNKQPNIIYIMSDDHTAQAIGAYGSRLAKLNPTPTIDKLAAEGMLFENAFVTNSICTPSRACIITGQYSQTNGVLDLDGELDPAKEYLPMEMKKLGYTTAMIGKWHLKNEPSAFDYYKVLHSQGKYFNPSFFEKGKGEWLKNEVKTVGHSTDVITDITLDYLQKRDKSKPFFIMHHYKAPHDMFEFAPRYADYLKDVEIPEPASLYFQPNFGSEATVGKNGKLGAVIGSSVSDRHLYRNYVDMLLKDTVSGTIATHLAYQEYLKRYLRCVKGVDDNLARLFDYLKKEGLWENTVIVYTGDQGMMLGEHDLIDKRWMYDESMRMPFIVHYPKMVKAGSKTDLLINNTDFAPTLIELAKGKKPSYMQGFSFINTLEGKAEKNWRTATYYRYWMHNIHHWVPAHFGVRTKQYKLIFFYAKHYLPEAEWNKFYWNKEMRIYGYNTPVAWEFYDLKNDPEEMNNRYKDPKYKDIIASLKEEILKQRKELNETDANYPEIQKVIDKHWND; this comes from the coding sequence ATGAAAAAGACAGGATTATCAATCACATTGGCAGTACTCCTTTTTTGTCAATTGGGTATTAGTCAACGTTCTAGCAACAAACAGCCCAACATCATTTACATCATGTCTGATGATCATACTGCACAAGCCATTGGTGCTTATGGGAGTCGTTTGGCAAAATTAAACCCAACGCCTACCATCGATAAGTTGGCGGCCGAAGGAATGCTTTTCGAAAATGCTTTTGTAACCAATTCCATTTGCACGCCTAGTCGTGCCTGTATTATCACAGGTCAGTATTCACAAACCAATGGTGTTTTGGACTTGGATGGGGAATTAGATCCCGCAAAAGAATACTTGCCAATGGAAATGAAAAAGCTGGGATACACCACAGCTATGATTGGAAAATGGCATTTGAAAAACGAACCTTCAGCCTTTGATTACTACAAAGTTTTGCATTCGCAAGGAAAGTATTTCAATCCTTCTTTTTTTGAAAAAGGAAAAGGGGAGTGGCTGAAAAACGAAGTGAAAACAGTAGGACATTCCACCGATGTGATTACCGATATCACTTTGGATTACTTGCAAAAAAGAGACAAATCGAAACCTTTTTTCATCATGCACCACTACAAAGCACCGCATGATATGTTTGAGTTCGCTCCACGATATGCAGATTATTTAAAAGACGTTGAAATTCCAGAACCAGCGAGTTTGTATTTTCAACCCAATTTTGGTTCGGAGGCAACTGTTGGTAAAAACGGAAAATTAGGTGCCGTAATCGGAAGCTCGGTTTCAGACCGACATTTATACCGAAACTATGTAGATATGCTTTTGAAGGATACTGTTTCTGGAACAATCGCTACTCATTTAGCTTATCAAGAATACTTAAAAAGATATTTAAGATGTGTCAAAGGTGTGGATGATAATTTGGCTCGATTGTTCGATTATCTAAAAAAAGAAGGTCTTTGGGAAAATACCGTAATCGTATATACTGGTGACCAAGGAATGATGCTTGGTGAACACGATTTAATTGACAAAAGATGGATGTATGACGAATCGATGCGCATGCCGTTTATTGTACACTATCCAAAAATGGTCAAAGCAGGTTCCAAAACCGATTTGCTCATCAACAATACCGACTTCGCTCCAACGCTAATCGAATTGGCAAAAGGTAAAAAACCTTCGTACATGCAAGGGTTTAGTTTTATAAATACCTTGGAAGGAAAAGCAGAAAAAAACTGGAGAACAGCAACTTATTATCGGTATTGGATGCACAACATTCACCACTGGGTTCCTGCGCATTTTGGTGTTCGAACCAAACAATATAAGTTAATCTTTTTTTATGCCAAACATTATTTACCAGAAGCCGAATGGAATAAATTTTATTGGAATAAAGAAATGCGTATTTATGGCTATAACACGCCTGTAGCTTGGGAATTTTATGATTTAAAAAATGACCCCGAAGAAATGAATAACCGTTACAAAGACCCAAAATACAAGGATATTATTGCTTCGTTAAAAGAAGAAATTTTAAAACAACGCAAAGAATTAAATGAAACGGATGCCAATTATCCAGAAATTCAAAAAGTGATTGATAAACATTGGAATGATTAA
- the galB gene encoding beta-galactosidase GalB — MKARKLILSTVAFLALFATKNSSAQSIVDKKGVQNFNQNWLFKKDTLQGAEKVAFQDSNWKKINLPHDWAIEGPFSNKNNARTGGLPVHGIAWYRKHFVVENKNKGSQIAVAFDGVMNNAKVWINGNYVGERPFGYIGFELDLTPYIKYGQENVIAVQVAPEDLSARWYPGAGIYRNVYLKVKNDIHIPQWGTYITTPTVSDAKATVAIQTTIKNAGNLSSNAVLVTTIKNNKGVVVASQSKALTLDKSSEQKLSQNLEVLKPARWDIQSPTLYTAFSQVKVNNQVVEEYQTNFGIRTIKFDANNGFLLNGKRVQLNGVCMHHDLGPLGAAVNYRATERQMQIMKSMGTNALRTSHNPPSPEMLEVCDKLGIVVIVEAFDEWQLPKVPNGYSKFFDKWHERDLRDMIKRDRNHPSVIMWSIGNEILEQSKKDGWILTKHLNDICHDEDNTRPTTAGFNYYPQPFTNKLAYQIDVVGMNYWPADYKEIKEKNPNIILYGSETSSQTSSRGVYHLPIEFNEKHETNQVSSYDTTVGPPWAYAPDVEFDAQEKNSFSLGEFIWTGFDYLGEPTPYGGRDNSTNGYWNKDWPSHASYFAPVDLCGFPKDRYYLYQSQWTTKPMVHVLPHWNWEGKEGDIIPVYSYTNCEEVELFVNGKSMGKKVKGKDFTEIPSEYHGFEKGMYKTKYRLSWNVPYQPGSIKVVGYKNGKQAAVKEIKTAGAPAQIKLSADRNVITADGKDLSFITVRIEDANGNLCPNADNLVNFKVEGAGIQAAVGNGDSASLASFQANNSKAFSGMCLLIVKATDKKGTIKITATSSNLKTAETIVTTK, encoded by the coding sequence ATGAAAGCAAGAAAATTAATTTTAAGCACGGTAGCTTTCCTAGCTCTTTTTGCTACGAAAAATAGTTCCGCTCAAAGCATAGTGGATAAAAAGGGAGTACAAAATTTCAATCAGAATTGGTTGTTTAAAAAAGACACGCTACAAGGAGCTGAAAAAGTTGCGTTCCAAGATTCGAATTGGAAAAAAATAAACTTGCCACACGATTGGGCTATCGAAGGTCCTTTTAGTAATAAAAATAATGCCAGAACTGGCGGACTACCCGTTCACGGAATTGCATGGTACCGAAAACATTTTGTTGTCGAAAATAAAAATAAAGGGAGTCAAATTGCTGTAGCTTTTGATGGTGTGATGAATAATGCCAAAGTTTGGATAAATGGTAATTATGTGGGAGAACGCCCGTTTGGTTACATTGGATTTGAACTTGATTTGACACCATACATTAAATATGGTCAAGAAAATGTTATTGCCGTACAAGTTGCACCCGAGGATTTGTCTGCTCGTTGGTATCCAGGAGCTGGAATCTATCGCAATGTATATTTGAAAGTCAAAAATGACATCCACATTCCGCAATGGGGAACATACATTACGACGCCAACTGTAAGCGATGCAAAAGCAACAGTGGCAATTCAAACCACTATTAAAAATGCTGGGAATCTAAGCTCGAATGCCGTATTGGTTACAACTATCAAGAATAATAAAGGCGTTGTTGTGGCTAGCCAATCGAAAGCTCTTACTTTAGATAAATCTTCAGAACAAAAACTAAGTCAAAATCTAGAGGTTTTAAAACCTGCTCGTTGGGATATACAATCTCCTACCTTATATACTGCATTTAGTCAAGTAAAAGTAAACAATCAAGTTGTTGAAGAATACCAAACTAATTTTGGAATTAGAACGATAAAATTTGATGCCAACAATGGTTTTTTATTGAATGGAAAACGAGTACAGTTGAACGGAGTTTGTATGCATCATGATTTGGGACCTTTGGGTGCTGCCGTGAATTATCGCGCTACCGAACGCCAGATGCAAATTATGAAAAGTATGGGTACAAATGCATTGCGTACCAGTCATAATCCACCATCTCCAGAAATGTTGGAAGTTTGTGATAAACTTGGAATCGTTGTTATTGTCGAAGCTTTTGACGAATGGCAACTCCCTAAAGTTCCAAACGGCTACAGCAAATTTTTCGATAAATGGCATGAAAGAGATTTGCGTGACATGATCAAAAGAGACCGCAACCATCCATCGGTAATCATGTGGAGTATTGGTAACGAAATTTTGGAACAAAGCAAAAAAGACGGTTGGATTTTGACCAAACACCTCAATGATATTTGCCATGATGAAGACAATACACGTCCTACAACAGCTGGATTTAACTATTACCCACAACCTTTTACGAATAAACTAGCGTACCAAATAGATGTCGTAGGAATGAACTATTGGCCTGCAGATTACAAAGAAATCAAAGAAAAAAATCCGAATATCATTTTGTACGGATCTGAAACTTCTTCGCAAACTAGTAGCCGTGGAGTATATCATTTACCAATTGAATTTAATGAAAAACATGAAACCAATCAAGTTTCGAGCTATGACACCACCGTTGGTCCACCGTGGGCTTACGCACCCGATGTAGAATTTGACGCTCAGGAGAAAAACTCTTTTTCGTTAGGGGAATTCATCTGGACAGGATTTGATTATTTGGGCGAACCAACACCTTATGGAGGTCGTGACAATTCCACCAATGGGTATTGGAACAAAGACTGGCCATCACACGCCTCCTATTTTGCACCCGTAGATTTGTGTGGTTTTCCAAAAGACCGCTACTATCTATACCAAAGTCAATGGACAACCAAACCAATGGTACATGTTTTACCACATTGGAATTGGGAAGGAAAAGAAGGCGACATTATTCCGGTTTACTCCTATACCAACTGTGAGGAAGTGGAATTGTTTGTGAACGGAAAATCGATGGGTAAAAAAGTAAAAGGAAAAGACTTTACCGAAATCCCATCAGAATATCATGGTTTTGAAAAAGGAATGTATAAAACTAAATACCGTTTGTCATGGAATGTACCTTACCAACCAGGAAGTATCAAAGTTGTAGGTTACAAAAACGGAAAACAAGCTGCTGTAAAAGAAATTAAAACAGCGGGCGCTCCAGCTCAAATTAAACTTTCGGCTGATAGAAACGTGATCACCGCTGACGGAAAAGATTTATCCTTTATCACGGTAAGAATCGAAGATGCCAACGGAAATTTGTGTCCAAACGCTGATAATTTGGTGAATTTTAAAGTAGAAGGCGCAGGAATTCAAGCGGCAGTTGGCAATGGTGATTCGGCTTCATTGGCTTCTTTTCAAGCGAATAACAGCAAAGCTTTCAGTGGAATGTGTTTATTGATTGTAAAAGCTACCGACAAAAAAGGAACCATCAAAATTACTGCTACATCTAGTAATTTGAAAACGGCAGAAACCATCGTTACAACTAAATAA
- a CDS encoding alpha-L-fucosidase — translation MKNTVLGLVTIALVSCNAQQKTTKNKVADKKIEYKADWKSLEQHKTPEWFLDAKFGIYCHWGPYSVPEYKNEWYSHWMYVNKDNPEARKGKESEYYTHHVNTYGPLDKFGYKDFIPMFKAEKFDAAAWADLFEKSGAKFSGPVSEHADGFAMWDSDLTKWDAKEMGPKRDIMGELSKEIRKRGMKFIATFHRQWLYAWYPTWDETTDASDPRYAGLYGPKVKKGDFLFPDNPNRKKLGAASYYPLADEQFNKEWLDRLKEITNKYNPDMVWFDNKMDIIGEDYRKEFLEYYYNHAEKNNQEVVSTYKFHDFAEGTAVLDLERARMSEKKDFPWLTDDSIDWKSWSHISDPNYKSTNRLLDFLIDVVSKNGAVLLNITPKANGEIPEPVKERLLQMGDWLRTNGEAIYGTRTFDIYGEGDAVVKEGHLSEDKNADNTAKDIRFTTKGDIVYATVLDWPTDNKLVIHTFKKGSPYFTNGIESIEFLANKKKMKFSVENDGLHIQLPKEKVGDYAFAFKITPKK, via the coding sequence ATGAAAAACACTGTTTTAGGATTAGTGACTATTGCATTAGTATCCTGCAATGCACAACAGAAAACAACCAAAAATAAAGTTGCCGACAAAAAGATCGAATACAAAGCCGATTGGAAATCATTGGAACAACACAAAACACCAGAATGGTTCTTGGATGCTAAATTCGGAATCTACTGCCACTGGGGACCGTACTCGGTTCCAGAATATAAAAATGAATGGTACTCGCACTGGATGTATGTAAACAAGGACAATCCTGAGGCTAGGAAAGGGAAAGAAAGTGAGTACTACACGCATCACGTAAATACCTACGGACCTTTGGATAAATTTGGTTACAAAGATTTCATTCCGATGTTTAAGGCTGAAAAGTTTGACGCTGCTGCTTGGGCAGATTTATTTGAAAAATCAGGTGCAAAATTCTCAGGACCCGTTTCTGAACATGCCGATGGTTTTGCCATGTGGGATAGTGATTTGACCAAATGGGATGCCAAAGAAATGGGACCTAAACGTGATATCATGGGCGAACTGTCTAAGGAAATTAGAAAAAGAGGGATGAAATTTATCGCTACTTTTCACCGTCAATGGTTGTATGCTTGGTACCCAACTTGGGATGAAACTACCGATGCATCAGACCCAAGATATGCGGGTTTGTACGGTCCAAAAGTTAAAAAAGGTGATTTCCTTTTCCCAGATAATCCAAATAGAAAAAAACTAGGAGCGGCATCTTATTACCCATTGGCTGACGAGCAATTTAATAAAGAATGGTTGGACCGTTTGAAGGAGATTACCAATAAGTACAATCCAGATATGGTTTGGTTTGATAATAAAATGGACATCATTGGCGAAGATTATCGTAAAGAATTCTTAGAATATTATTACAATCATGCTGAGAAAAACAATCAAGAAGTAGTGTCAACTTACAAATTTCATGATTTTGCCGAAGGCACTGCTGTTCTAGATTTGGAACGAGCAAGAATGAGTGAGAAAAAAGATTTTCCGTGGTTGACAGATGATTCTATTGACTGGAAATCATGGTCACACATTTCTGACCCAAACTACAAATCGACCAATCGTTTGCTGGATTTCTTGATTGATGTAGTGAGTAAAAACGGAGCGGTTTTATTGAATATCACACCAAAAGCAAATGGTGAAATTCCAGAGCCTGTCAAAGAACGTTTGCTACAAATGGGAGATTGGTTGCGAACAAATGGCGAAGCCATTTACGGAACTCGTACTTTTGATATCTACGGCGAAGGCGATGCAGTAGTCAAAGAAGGTCATTTGAGTGAAGATAAAAATGCTGATAATACAGCCAAAGATATTCGTTTTACAACCAAAGGAGACATTGTTTATGCAACGGTTCTAGATTGGCCAACCGACAATAAATTAGTAATTCATACCTTCAAAAAAGGAAGTCCGTATTTTACCAATGGAATCGAATCGATTGAATTTTTGGCCAACAAAAAGAAAATGAAATTCTCAGTGGAGAATGACGGATTACACATTCAATTACCAAAAGAAAAAGTAGGTGATTATGCTTTTGCATTCAAAATAACACCAAAGAAATAG
- a CDS encoding MaoC/PaaZ C-terminal domain-containing protein: MHILSRFYEDYELGSKRETFGRTITETDFVVHAGHTGDFFPHHMDAEWCKTQPFKQRIAHGTLTFSVGIGMTATEINPEAFSKGYDRLRFVKPVYIGDTINVVITISEKKDSNKPEFGQINEHVEIFNQNGDLVLVCDHILLAKKKI, translated from the coding sequence ATGCACATACTATCACGATTTTACGAAGATTACGAACTAGGAAGCAAAAGAGAAACTTTTGGACGAACCATAACCGAAACGGATTTTGTGGTTCACGCAGGACATACGGGGGATTTTTTTCCGCACCATATGGATGCTGAATGGTGCAAGACACAACCCTTCAAACAACGAATTGCTCACGGAACCTTGACTTTTAGTGTGGGAATCGGAATGACCGCTACAGAAATTAATCCAGAGGCTTTTTCAAAGGGCTACGACCGTTTGCGTTTTGTAAAACCCGTTTATATTGGTGATACCATAAACGTGGTAATTACCATTAGCGAAAAGAAAGATTCCAACAAACCCGAATTTGGACAAATAAACGAGCATGTCGAAATTTTCAATCAAAATGGTGATTTAGTGCTTGTGTGCGACCATATCTTATTAGCAAAAAAGAAAATATAA
- a CDS encoding Gfo/Idh/MocA family oxidoreductase, producing the protein MDINYKPTLPIENRPIYIIGAGGIVRDAHLPAYKSVGFTIAGITNRTRERAEELAKKFAIPTVYETVADMVKDAPSYAIYDLTLMPNQFVQTLEQLPDEAAVLIQKPMGDDFEQTLAILGVCRRKKLKAAVNCQMRFAPYIMAAKDIIDRGLIGELYDFEVRLSIYTPWEYFPNVVNHPRLEIQQHSIHYIDLIRSFLGNPKKVYSKTLRNPGKTMSSTRTTTIMDYNDAMRAIINTNHDHNFGEKNQESFVKWEGTKGAIKARIGLLLDYPNGKPDLFEYCIVTEGEKPKWIEVPLKGSWFPDAFVGTMASLMRFVEGSTTELPTSVEDVVHSMAIVEAAYESNDNGGILPNYSI; encoded by the coding sequence ATGGATATTAACTACAAACCAACATTACCCATTGAAAATCGTCCGATTTACATTATTGGAGCGGGCGGAATTGTGCGTGATGCGCATTTGCCTGCTTACAAAAGTGTGGGCTTTACGATTGCGGGAATCACCAATAGAACTCGCGAAAGAGCGGAGGAATTGGCAAAGAAATTTGCGATTCCGACTGTCTATGAAACGGTTGCCGATATGGTCAAAGATGCTCCTTCGTACGCTATTTATGATTTGACCCTTATGCCGAATCAGTTTGTGCAAACATTGGAGCAATTGCCTGACGAAGCAGCAGTTTTGATTCAGAAACCCATGGGAGATGATTTTGAGCAAACTTTGGCGATTTTGGGAGTTTGTAGAAGAAAAAAACTAAAGGCAGCCGTAAATTGTCAGATGCGTTTTGCACCCTATATTATGGCGGCAAAAGACATCATCGACCGAGGATTGATTGGCGAATTGTACGATTTTGAAGTGCGTTTGTCCATATATACCCCTTGGGAATATTTCCCGAATGTGGTGAATCACCCGAGATTGGAAATTCAGCAACACAGCATTCATTATATTGATTTGATTCGCTCGTTTTTAGGTAACCCAAAAAAAGTGTATTCGAAAACCTTACGAAATCCAGGTAAAACAATGTCGTCTACTCGTACGACGACGATTATGGATTATAATGATGCGATGCGAGCAATTATCAACACCAATCACGATCATAATTTTGGCGAGAAAAACCAAGAAAGTTTTGTGAAATGGGAAGGTACCAAAGGAGCTATCAAAGCTCGAATAGGATTGCTACTAGACTACCCAAATGGCAAACCCGATTTGTTTGAGTACTGCATTGTAACCGAAGGAGAAAAACCAAAATGGATTGAAGTGCCGCTAAAAGGCTCTTGGTTCCCCGATGCATTTGTGGGAACAATGGCGTCCTTAATGCGATTTGTAGAAGGTTCTACCACCGAATTACCCACTAGCGTGGAAGATGTGGTGCACTCGATGGCAATCGTAGAAGCTGCCTATGAATCGAATGACAACGGAGGTATTTTACCCAATTATTCTATATAA
- a CDS encoding HYR domain-containing protein: protein MIKKHYLLGFFYLVLSACSTNGTDNEPKKEEKQVDTTPPEISCVADINVGIDYFATNAVVTYTAPIGTDNVAGASTTQTAGLASGATFPVGVTTNTFQVKDVAGNSVSCSFKVTVSKNDPSADLPYLTEVNPAPTSKKWVKVDALSDEFNLNALDEVKWKNTDPSQWIGRAPGLFKKSTVSQNDGNLQLTADILPAPEVVNGNTFTHAGSYITSNTAAQVGYFIECRMKANKTFMSSTFWLINKRNEATGCDARTTELDIQECVGQVTGTASWTLTTDKQMGSNLHSRNTSCPETPVGSVGGNTLLSGKASDEYHVYAAWWKSPTEIQFYLDGKKVRTVAPVANFNLGMYMKMVVETYDWNPTPAGGGMNGTAQDRTTYYDWVRTWKLIDN from the coding sequence ATGATTAAAAAACACTACTTACTTGGTTTTTTCTATCTAGTTCTTTCTGCCTGTAGCACTAATGGGACAGATAATGAACCAAAGAAAGAGGAAAAGCAAGTAGATACAACCCCGCCAGAAATCAGTTGTGTTGCCGATATCAATGTGGGTATAGATTATTTTGCTACCAATGCTGTAGTAACCTATACCGCTCCAATTGGTACCGATAATGTAGCAGGAGCATCAACTACCCAAACGGCAGGATTAGCATCTGGTGCAACGTTTCCAGTGGGAGTCACTACCAATACTTTTCAAGTAAAAGATGTTGCTGGAAATTCAGTATCCTGTAGTTTTAAAGTAACTGTATCAAAAAACGATCCTTCAGCTGATTTACCTTATTTAACAGAAGTAAATCCTGCACCAACCTCAAAAAAGTGGGTTAAGGTAGATGCCCTATCAGATGAGTTTAATTTGAATGCTCTTGATGAAGTTAAATGGAAAAATACAGATCCATCCCAGTGGATTGGTAGAGCACCTGGATTATTTAAAAAGAGTACCGTTTCGCAAAATGACGGAAACTTACAACTTACAGCCGATATTTTACCTGCTCCAGAAGTTGTCAATGGAAACACGTTTACGCACGCAGGTTCTTATATCACCTCTAATACAGCTGCGCAAGTAGGTTATTTTATAGAATGCAGAATGAAAGCTAATAAAACATTTATGTCGTCTACCTTTTGGTTAATCAACAAACGAAATGAGGCAACAGGTTGCGATGCTAGAACGACAGAATTAGACATCCAAGAATGTGTTGGACAAGTCACAGGCACAGCCTCGTGGACATTAACTACTGATAAACAAATGGGATCTAACCTACATAGTCGAAATACCAGCTGTCCAGAAACCCCAGTTGGATCTGTTGGAGGCAATACTCTATTAAGTGGTAAGGCGTCTGATGAGTACCATGTGTACGCAGCATGGTGGAAAAGCCCTACCGAAATTCAGTTTTATCTGGATGGCAAAAAAGTACGAACTGTGGCTCCAGTTGCTAACTTTAACCTCGGAATGTATATGAAAATGGTCGTTGAAACCTATGATTGGAATCCGACACCTGCTGGCGGAGGAATGAATGGCACTGCTCAAGACAGAACCACTTACTACGATTGGGTACGAACATGGAAATTAATTGATAACTAA
- a CDS encoding sugar ABC transporter substrate-binding protein, translating to MSKPKFKIAVRKFDAFETSIIKIWEAFCAETGCDFELEATAFDLHPLYDTILKNKGLANGTWDVSLINTDWITEAFATNAVEDLTPYIAAHSPADFSEGWSESLLYKQRFEGKTVGLPFHDGPECLIYRKDLFDSMEEQIAFYGLYGKKLEVPKTWDDLMEVAKFFNRPEQGLYGTTFAAYPDGHNTVFDFCLQLWTRGGDLFDSNKKIKINTEIAIEGMEFYRSALKNTKAIHPDSREFDSVKSGMAFANGNLAMMVNWFGFASFGEVYPDSKVKGKIDVTNVPAGPNGEGVSLNAYWMYVIGKGSTNKDLAYNFIQFAVNAKNDKLLTLEGGIGCRKSTWHDKEVNELVPYYYKLEELHKNTRSLPRKSNWSEIADVIDQIVVEVINSDKSIAFILEEAQGKIDLIEKND from the coding sequence ATGAGTAAACCAAAATTTAAAATAGCCGTACGTAAATTTGATGCTTTCGAAACTTCCATAATAAAAATATGGGAGGCTTTTTGTGCCGAAACGGGATGTGATTTTGAATTGGAAGCAACCGCCTTTGATTTGCACCCCTTGTATGATACTATTTTAAAAAACAAAGGATTAGCAAATGGAACTTGGGATGTTTCTTTAATCAATACCGATTGGATTACAGAAGCTTTTGCAACGAATGCCGTCGAAGATTTAACACCTTATATCGCTGCACATTCACCCGCTGATTTCTCCGAAGGTTGGTCAGAATCCTTGTTGTATAAACAACGATTTGAAGGCAAAACCGTTGGATTACCTTTTCATGATGGACCTGAATGTTTGATTTATCGAAAGGATTTATTCGACTCAATGGAAGAGCAAATTGCTTTTTATGGTTTATATGGAAAAAAATTGGAAGTTCCCAAAACTTGGGATGACTTGATGGAGGTGGCCAAATTTTTTAACCGACCGGAACAAGGTTTGTACGGAACTACATTTGCAGCTTATCCTGACGGACACAATACCGTTTTTGATTTCTGCCTACAGTTATGGACCCGTGGAGGCGATTTATTCGATTCGAATAAAAAAATAAAAATCAATACTGAAATAGCTATCGAGGGTATGGAGTTTTACCGTTCAGCATTGAAGAACACCAAAGCTATTCACCCTGATTCTCGCGAATTTGATTCGGTTAAGTCCGGAATGGCTTTCGCCAACGGAAACTTGGCGATGATGGTCAATTGGTTTGGTTTTGCCTCTTTTGGTGAAGTATATCCCGATTCGAAAGTGAAAGGCAAAATCGATGTGACGAATGTTCCTGCGGGTCCGAATGGCGAAGGAGTTTCTCTCAACGCTTATTGGATGTACGTAATTGGAAAAGGGAGTACCAATAAAGACCTTGCCTACAATTTTATACAATTTGCTGTAAATGCAAAAAACGATAAACTACTTACTTTGGAAGGCGGAATTGGTTGTAGAAAATCAACTTGGCACGATAAAGAAGTAAACGAACTGGTTCCCTATTATTACAAATTAGAGGAATTACATAAAAATACCCGCTCCCTACCCCGCAAAAGCAATTGGTCTGAAATTGCAGACGTAATTGACCAGATTGTTGTGGAAGTAATCAATAGCGACAAAAGCATTGCATTTATTTTGGAGGAAGCGCAAGGGAAGATTGATTTGATTGAAAAAAATGATTAA